The genomic interval ATGTTGCCGGTTGCCTTGCAGAAGGCCTGGGCTCGCTTGGCGGAAACTGCCCGCTtgctctcctccacatccaCCTTGTTACCGATCACCACAAAAGGAAAGTTTTCTGGGTCTCGGGGGTTggcaaggagaaggaactCATCTCGCCACAGAGTCAGGGCATCAAAACtcttggagttgttgaCATCGTAGACCAGAACGCAACAGTCGGCGCCTCGGTAGAAAGCCAGACCGAGGGATTGGAACCGTTCCTGACCGGCCGTGTCCCAGATTTGCATGTTGACTTTTCGGCCCTCGAGAGTCAGCTCTTTGTTGAGAAAGTCGGCTCCGATCGTGGCCTTGTATTGTGTGCTGAacttgttgttgacgtACTGTTGCCTTGGTTAGTATCTGATAGTAGGTGGAAGAAAGCGAATCAAGCTGTGGGAAACGATGTCATTCGTTGCTCCCCATCtctgtcttctcttcatctgTGGCATAATCCCAATGACGATTTTGTTGCCCAACAACCGTTTGAGTCGACGAAAGGTTGCCATGGTAGCACATCAACCAGGGGGCCCAGCAGACTGCGCTTTGTGTTGGTATACTTACATCAACGACGACTTACCAACGCCGGAGTCGCCGAGGATGACGACCTTCAGCATGGTTCTCTTTTTGGGCGGCATGGTTGTCTGTAATGGATAAGGACCATTATGATGTCGGCCATGTTGGGATATAGACCGGGGTTAGGGTAATTTGCCGTGGGGGACCACAACATAGGAGCGATTGGGAGGTGCATGTGACGAGGAAAAGGTGCTCAGGGGGAGATGAGCTGATGTGGGGTTTCCAAGGGGGATAAACGGGGGGGAGATGCAGATTATATAGATACGAGGTGTTACATAGAGTGTGTGAtgtgaggaggagggtatCATGTGGAGGAAATGGTTGGTAGGTATAGGCAACCTTGATGACGTAATTAGACACTCCAACATCTAAACGCTCATTCACAAAACCTGAGGGCAGAGGATATTTGATGAACAATTTTAGTCCAAGAGTATTTCTAATCGTGACTTGAATTGAGGGCAATAGTTGATATTCcagtaagtacagtacagtacaatgCTCGTACTTTATTGTAGTAAGGAAGAGCTGTCTGTTTCGGTGTAAAATTATGGTCTGAAATTCTCTTTGCCAGTTACGTGGATACTTGGCCATTTACTTATCTTTACTTAGAACACGTGCACTATGCACTATGCGCGCGGTGTACGAATACTGTAGGAAGGACAAGCAGAGATGATCAGAGACACATTCCGATGACAGTTCTGTTATAGGTGGCGCCGAACTTTTATACCTACTGTCATCACAACCATCATATCTCGTTACTTTGCTATTCCACACTTGTTTCCTACAGGGCCCTTGTACATTCAGTTTCACTGTTCACAGCCGTGTCCAACCTACATGTACAGgatgtacagtatggaCAGGTACTTAGACGTTCTGTACTTGCAAATATGTCTGTATTCTTGTATCCACTTCTGGTATGAGTACGAAGGACAGTTCGGTTCCTGCGGCAAAGTACGCTCTCTGGGGGTGCTTTGGTCAGCATAATCAATGCTGCATCTCGTATTGTGCTCACAAATCGTTTTTGTTGCTGGCTCCCAGTGTCGTTGTAACCTTCTGAACAGAGTGGGCAGGCAGCCATTTATTTGACAAGGTGTCAGATGAACAGCCGCCAAACGTGGCCATAACGGCAATGGAAAGTGAACAAAATACTGGAATCTCTGGTATAAATAGACCGCAAACTTCCCAGACAGGTTGTTTAAGTCGGGTGAATTTATTTCCACCCTCTCTCACCTCTCCCAGCATACTCTGCTCCATCCTTTTCAGTAAGTCCTCCCTTCACCGTCTCGTCTGAAACAAACTTTTAAAGggtacaactacaagcaTCTCGTGCAGCAAAATCAAAAAGTCGCCAACAGCATCTCAATTCTGCAACTATCGGTCTTCTTTAGTGCAACGACACATGTGTGAGTATATATGGGCCAGGACTCTGCATTTCGAGCCACTCAATGCCTCAGCACTAACTTGCAATGCTACAAGTGATCCGTACTAACGCAGCTTCGTCAAAACAGGTGAGAACAGAGAACCACGACCACGGGCGACAATGAGACGACCACATGCGATAAGGACGAACAGGATGGAAGATACGAACAACACTCGGGGTTAAAGCGACCCAGACTAGGTCTGGACCCTGGGATGCCCTTTTTCGTGCCCAGAACGGTTGATAGAATATTGGTGAAATGTTCTAGACCCTTCAGATCAGCCGTGTCATGATTCGAAAGAAGTCATGATCATCAACATGATATCCGCGCACCCAGTCAGTCAGGTGAAGTCAGGTCGATACTCGCGCCCATTTTACTATTTCACTACTAACATAGCCAAAAGCCAACGCGCTGAGAAGCCGGATTTCGGCGCCTCCAGGCTCGGCCAGCTCTCCACGGTCAGCCAAGAGAGTCGCAtcagctggaggagtgaAAAAAGCTGCAACAGCCAAGCCAACCTCCACGCGGTCTGCTAATCAGCTTAAGAACAACGCACTCTTTCAGGCCATCAAGGGTATTCCCAGAACATCTCCGACAGCCCCTGCCCAACCAGCTCAGCCACGACCAGGCCAGGAGTTGAGAGACCGAATCTCCGGAAAGACGCCCGCAAAGACTCAAGCGCCACCTCCAGCTAAGACAAAGATCCCAGCCAAGCCCGCACACCCTCTGGCAAGCCGGTTCGGccagcctcctcttcctAAGTCCAAGTTGGACAAGCTGGGCACAACAACTGCTCCCTCCCACAGCAGATACAACGGCAGCGACACCAGCCGCTCCTACAGTTCAAGCCATAGCTCATCGAGTGACAACCACAGATCCACGCACGACACCTCGGCGTCCTCTACTTCTTCCAGGAGAGACGACAAGCACGTACGAGGCGGTGGACACGACAAGTATGGCAACTACGACAAGTACGGAAATAACGACAAATTTGGCAGAAGCCAGGAGAGGTACAACAGTCGAGAAAGAGAGCGGTACGAGCGAACAGGGGGATCGGATAGAGCCGTCAGTAGCGACAGCAGAGACAGATTTGGAAACGGTGGACGCGGCAACGAAAGCAGGAATAGATACAACGACCAGCCTCGATCCCAGGCCCAAAGCTACCAAGAGTCTCGGGAAAGATACTCTGAAGATCGAGTGCGATACAGAGCCACGTCCCCTCAGAAGCATACTGCTCAGGAGGCCGTTGCTAGTCCCGCTGCGTACGCCAATCCCGGAGATACTGTTGCCGTTCGACCTGCTGCTCAGGTGTCTAACACAAATTTCGGTGCAAAGGTACCGGAGCTGTCGGCCAACGGAACCCCTTCATACTCAATCAAGCATCTGGCCATGCCTCCCATTGTTCAGATCTCCAATCTGGATCGAGGAACCACTCGAGACGATCTGTACAAGTTCTttgttgagctcggcgCTATCCGTGACTGTCGCATTCTTACTCTGGGTACACAGGGTGCTATGGGTGAGATCACGTTCGAAGACCCTGAAGCTGCTAAAGTCGCCTTCGCAAAGTTCAATGGCGCACTAGCCGatggacgacgactcgtCGTCAACATTGTCAAATACAACTCCATCGCCGACCAGAAGCCCGTGGAGGTTAACAACGCTGTGCACCACTGGCCTGGAGCTGGTAATCTTCGATCCGACGGCTATCTGAACAAGTAGGAGGTTATGTGCGAGTATTTGAACAGAGGATGTATGGATGAGAGGAGGGGAGAGGGGAAATTTGAGTACGCTGGAGACGACAGGGCCTCACAAGTGGAGGCCTTGGGATTCGTTCGACGTGATGCTCTGGAAAATGGTGGTGTAGATTGGGTGATCTACATTTACGGTTATATTGTATAATGCATGTTTGTATAGTAAaagtagtacatacggtacagtatgtacgtactcgtactcagGAGCACGACACCGTTCCGGAAGTCTCGCGTAACGACATACACACCCTTACAATGGCAGTATTGAGTACGTTCAAGACAGTTCAAAGTCATTGTGGACGAGACAGGGAGTACCCGCGCGGGTAACTAAATTCAGACCTCGTTTTAGGTCTACTGTAGGACCCAAGGGTTATCTGCTGGGTTCACGATGTTCCAACACGACCTAGCCCAGGATCGCAGCCAGCAAGAAGCCGTGTAGGTTTTTTATTACGTgccagtactgtactgagAAAGTCTCGGCATTTGTTGATATCGCTCGGGGGTTGATCGGAGACATTGGGGTGGTATCAAAGTTgcatacaagtacatccagtgtacatacagtcGCATCGTCTGGGCGATGTGATGCATTATGGTTATTGGAATGGGAAGAATTTTACGAGCCATACTTTTACGAGCGCAAACAGGTTAGCCGGAATCCGAGATGTGGACGGAGTCCAcggttctccttcttcttttttgaGCGCATCGTGCTTGTAGACTGGGATCAACGAGCTAACCCATGAAATGCCCCAGCCTTGAGTGGGCTGAGATTTAGCGGTGAAAGTACAAGGTGAAAAGTTCTAACTAACTAaccctacttgtagccccCCAAGCTTGCATTTTCCGTATTCTACCTTCTCTGCCTTATCCCGGCCTCTAACTGTGGTCAATGTCGTATCAAACCAAGGTCCTGGGTCAGAAGGGGTCTTTGTCGGAGGGCCTTTTGCGTCTCCTCAAATGGCCATGACAAATTATTAGTCTTCCCGTGTTTTGTCACATCTGTTGTCGGCTAAAAGATGCCCCCAGAGACCGTTAGGCACAGCTATAGCCAGGGTTACAGGGATGTATCTCTCATCTATAAATGGCAAGGTCACATAATAACACCACATCTGGTTTGAGTAACTGGTGATGTACCATCAGATGTAGAACAAAAATATGTATTCACCATGGGCAGATTTTTggactacagtacgagtagtcTACGGCAATGGCAAACACTATACGACGGGCACCACAGGCACAAACAGTAGGTTCCTGTAACATTTCCGCGCGTCTAAAAAAGGTCTAAAGCGCTCGATCCAGTATTTTTACAAGGCTTATCTTGTCCAAAGGAAAGTTGCGTAAagcctacttgtagtattgTCTATACCGCATCTAGGATTCAGACAGACCCGAATCAAAGTCACTCCCTCCCAGAACTAGAAATATGGggcgaaaaagaaacgagaCCGAGCCGCATTTCAGTTGACAATCTTAGCTAAGGCTACAGGGGTGTTTCTGGGTATTTCCCCTTCTCAGGCTCAAAGGTTTGCATCGAGAGTAAGCCCGGTAAAGTTCTTATTGATAATCACTCAGGGCATTATCACATTTCCTGACAAATAATTAGCCGTGCGCATTACTGCacattacaagtagtattTTTTACACAATGGAACAAAGAAGTTTTTTTAGATCGCCGTGGGGGTCAAGTATCCGTAGATGCGCCAGACGCAAAAGCAAATACGTACCCGGCAAGGTAGGGCGGAGGAAACCATTGTCATCAGAGACACACACCTTATTCAACACACAATGTGTGTAGGGCTGTTGGATCGTCGATGACATGACAAGTTGATCGGTAGATCATGGTGTAGCCTATGATAGCAACAGTTGTCAACGGCGATACAAACGAAAGTACCGGAAATAGCTAATCGTAGACCCTGCAAATACACACTATACTCTACAGCCATGCGATATAACCCGCCCGTAGGTATACTATACAAACTATTGCCGCATAGTTTCCTAGCAAGATTTTCCGGGTGTCGAGCTTGTAGAGCATGACAATAGTTTTTGTAAGCCTAATTGAGGTTTAAAAACACTCCAAAAGGCCAGAAAAAGCAAGCCATGCTTGATAAGGCGTGGATTAAACATGAATTCCTTTGTCTGCTGTACGTACATTGCCATTCAGCtccacttctccacctAACTGTCTTGCATTACGGCAGGTACCTACGATACCCACCTGTCAATACGTTTTGCTAAATAGACTTGATTGCGAACTCTCATGTTTTCTGTATCAGGCGTGGCTacacaaatacaagtatatctgtgtctgtatcATCATTTGACAACAAGCCCGAGCCTCGGCTAGAGGTGTTACATCCCCTTGCATACCCGAAACGACCTCTTCGCCCCCTTGACGAGACTGTGGAATGTAACACTGTTTGACTATGTTTTCAGCTCTCCCATAACCCTACACGTTGGGTTTCCGCACTTCAATAGCTGAAAGTATTGTTCTTTGCTATTATAATGGGTGTTATGGTTTTTGAAAATGTTCTTTCTCGTTTACACCATTTTTGCCATGTGGAGTAAGTCACATGAACTGAACAAGGCCAAATATGACCCGAAACGGGACAGAACTGTGGGCGTAGTCAATTATGTCTGTAGTCAATTATGTCTTGGGGTAGAATGGCGTGACTATGCAAAAGTGGTCCACGGCTGAAGTCCGAACATTACACTAACTATCAATGGACTTTGCAGGGATTTCGACCTAATCGGTTAGCTTGAACCCTTCGAACTCAGTCGAATGAACCTCTCAGGTGCACTACAAGCTGAACTCAGTGACACAATAGCTTTCTAAACGATGTGGTTTGGTCGGAGGGTTCGCTCTAACTTTCGTGTTCAACCGCCTCCGTTCAAAAATTATCAACACATCCTGAGCTCACAGATGTAACAGTGATGACCCAGAAATTCAGGTACGGCAATAGTTGACCTTGGGGATTCTATAGAAGCAAGTTTTATCGAGCTCGCAATCCCAAGGAACGACCTTCTATGCGTTCTTCATGCGGCCTTTTTTCATCCATTTTTGTAGACCTATAACATGCAAGTTATACATGAGCCTCGCCGGAAATACTCCGTGTAAGCCCGTAATGTGTCTCAACCTACTAATACAGTACTTGCCTGGGCTCGTTTTTAGACGAACTCTCCGACCCCCATCACGGGAACTCCCATTGTACCCCCAATCTTGCATCAGTTAAAACTTAGGCAAGGCTCCATTGTTCATTGAGTTTAATGTACCGTTGGCGATGTCTTGGCGCGCAGAAACCATGCATGTGCACATGTGTGGAAAGCTGAATGTAAGATATTGGGCTAGCAAAAACCCTGATTTGTGCCGCTCATGGGGAGTCTAGATGCACGCGTGCTCGTTAAATTGAGCGGTAATTGATCTGTAGTAAAAGTTATATAAACCAGCTGTCCTCTCGTTTCAATCATCAGTTCACAGCTCCTCACTCAAACACAACAACATCCTCTTTCCACCATGAagctctctcttcttcttctctctacGCTGGCTGTGGCCCTCCCCATTGCCCAGCAGCCCGCCTCCGAGTACAACCAGTTGCTTGATCTGATCAACAACCAGGACCTTGAGAAGCGAGACATCTCTGGACAGCCCACCATTGTCATGTTCACTGacaactccaccatctctGACAAGCTCGCTCATGTCAAGGCCATTATTGGTAATGATCACATTGAGAAGCTTTACGATGTCTCATCTACTGAGAAGGGCGCTGGTGTTGCTGGCTACGTCGGAACCTTTTCCAACGAGACCCTGGCTCTCATTGCCGATGCCGGTTGCATCTCCATTTTCCAGGAAGATATTATCGTTAAGGGTCTTGGCCTCGAGGAGGACCTTGAGGAGCGAGATAGCTCTATCTACACCACCGAATCCGGTCAGCCCTGGCACCTTGGTCGAATCTCTCACCTGCAGAACCCTCGAAACACCCCCCAGGCTTCCGAATACGTCTACCGAACCGGAACTCGGGATACTAACATCTACGTGGTTGACTCTGGTGTGCGAACTTCTCATGTTGCCTTTGGTGGCCGAGCTCACTGGGGTGCCAACTTCAACAACGACGTTGACGAGGATGAACATGGACACGGTACTGCTGTTGCCTCCATTGCTgcttccatctccaagaaCGCCCAAATCTATGCTGTCAAGGTCCTTGGACCCCAGAACACCGGTTCTCTGTCTGGCATTCTCGCTGGCATGGAGTGGGCTATCAACCACGCTGCTGGTCAGAAGGGTCAATCTGTTATCAACATGTCTATTGGATCTGATAGCACTGAGGTCTACAAGACTCTGATCCAGAAGGCCCTTGAGAAGAACATTGCCCTCTTCTTCGCTGccggcaacaacaacgaggACGCTTGTACAGTCTCTCCTGCTCGATTCGCAAAGGACTTCACTGGTGTCTTCACTGTCGGAGCCTCCAACCTTGCCGATAACATGGAGGACTGGTCTGGATACGGTAACTGCGTGTCCATGGTTGCCCCCGGTGTTGCCATTTCCTCTGCCtctcgacgaggagatgatgtTTGGACCTCTTGGAAGGGAACTTCCATGGCTTCTCCCATTGTGGCCGGTATTGCTTCTTACTGGATGTCTATCATCAACTTTGACCTTCCCTCTCTCGAGTGGGTCCTCACCCAGAGCAAGGGCCTGGTCAACACCCACAACAACACCCCCAACATTCTGGCCTGGAACTTCCATCCCTAAGCACCTCGGAACACATCCAACCCACTCATTAACTCACATTCATTATAGACATAGATAGATACTAATAGATTGAAACGACTAGAACCTCAActgatactgtacactgttTCATAGTcctgtacagtatcatCCCCTTACTCCCTGTTGTGCTAAAACCGCCATAATAATTACTGTTGTCCTCTATAAACATTTTACTTCTTGTCCAGAAACTTCTTTCGGGCGTCCTCCAGCATGGTTTGTCGCTGCTTGAGCAGTTGCTCCTGTCGCTCCTCTTTTGTGTTCTTCCACTCCATCTTGCTGGCCTTTGATGGCTCTGTAGGATTTCGTGTGCTGGACGTGGATGCAGGTTCGGGATCGTACTTGGGGGGATGAGGGAGGGTGCCCTCGCTCAGATATCGCTCCACAGTGGCCTCGATGTTGCCTGTCTTTTCCAGATCCCATCGGATCTGAGCCACAGATACGTTAGGAGCAATGGCCTGGACCACCTCAATCATGCTCTGGGTCACCGGTCGCCGCTGTCGCTCGTCGTACTCTCGTGTGATTCGCTCGGCCTGCAGGGCGGCGGCATGCTGCTCGATGTTGGACAGCTCCCGGAACTCATCGGGTCTGTGAGCAATGGGGGCGTCTGGGTTGGGATTATGTTCCTCGGAGCCATTGAAGATCACGTACCGGAGAACGACAAAGATGACTAGAATTGCGATCACCGCGTTGATCGTCGTGGCATCGTCCATGTTGTCAGAGTGTGTCCAAAGTGATGTGTAACTGGAGATGTTTCACCCTGGCTCTCGCGTTGCTTCAGAGTTACGTGTTGGGAGTCCTGACCAAGTTGCAGTACATGATTTACGTCCTTTATGAAGGGTGGAGAAAGGGGTTTTAAGAGGAGCTTGGGGGGCTTCATCGGCATTGTAACACCCGACTCTGTGATGTGATAAGCGACGCTTGCAAAGTGGTGATAGTTTCGGTGGAATTTTCACATCTTGCCTAGATCTCAGATACGCCACAGACACATGACGGCAAGTGCAATAATAACTCACTGTACAGAAAGATACGGCAATACGCACATTAGAAATTATTATACCTTTCCTCAATCCGATCCGGgtatacttgtatattCAAGAGCTGCCCTGAGATGATGGCGAGTGTGTCAATCACCCCTTCTGCGGATCACAGGTGCATGAAAAAAGTGCCTGCTCCGAGTCTTAAATGAATGGGCTGCTTAAATGAGTGGGCTGTACAATGGCGTAAATGATCAGAAGAGGTAGCCATTTCGCTCAAATGAATCACCGGAAGATGAGATATGCATGTGATCAGTTCTCACATTCTATCTTTGTTAAATATATAGCCAATTACCCTCATTTCAGTACGATGTAGCACGCGTGCTTGTATGGTTATTTCCCAGTAATAAACGATCACCATGCAGAGGACTGGAAACTCCGACAAATCACACTAACGGTGCACTAACGGCCACAGTGGCGGAGTCTACACACGGGACTgtaggtacaagtagatgtaCAAATAAACATATAATTAAAATAACAGCATACACAGCTCTCTCGGTCGTATCCAAGACATTCCTGTCGAATGCATCCAATAAATAGTAGCAGTCGCATGAGACTGATACAGTGACGATGATGCAGTCACGCGCAGATAGTGGCAGTCGGGTGGTGGATAGACTGACGGAAAACAGTGGCCTTCTCTCGCACCTCAAAATCACTCTGCCCTATCCTAAGGGTTGAACTGCAACTTGAAGGCCTTGTCGTGGTTCTTGACGGCGTAAACAAAGTCGACGATAATCTCGGACTCTCGCACGGGCTGGGCCATGAAAtgcttcttggcggcggATGCAAGCTCGGGCTTGTTGACTCGAGTTCGGTGCTTGTAGCTCCACGTTTTCTTTCCCATGGGTCCGCTCAGAAGGTAACCGTTGAGGGTCAGAGCCGAGGGAGCCTGCAGCTTGTGCAGCGACTTGTATTTTCGCAGCGACTCGAGAGGCAGTGTGTCGAAGTTCATGGCCTCGCCGGCTGTCATGGTGGCTGGGGGCTGgttgagctgctgttgtttttCGAGCATTTctcgctccttgtcggcccgctctttttctttctgcAGAGCGGCGGCTGATGTGGCGGCGGGGGGCTTTCGAGGACCGCCTCGGTTGGCGGAGGGCGTGCTGGCGACCTCGCTGGAGGTTTTTGTGGCTTTAGCGGGAGGCATTTTTCAGTGACAAGGTGGTGTATGGTGTGGTTTGTAACGATGGTTGATTTGCACAATGCAAGGGGATGCACGAAATGAGCTTAATTATGGCACGTGATTCAAATCTTAATTTGACAACATGAGAAACAGCTCGCAAAGAGGACTCGAAAATGACGATATAGAAACGAAAagtgttgtttttttcgtgCGAGACGACGGTTATGGTCAGTACTGGGCCTTTGTTAACCCTTCACCGGTCGGTATTTGATTTATATAGTCGATCTGCACATTCTAGGGCTCAAATCGGTGATTGCATACGCTTGGAGTAATATGCAAGGTCTGGGTCCTAAATTCAGAATGTATGACCCTCCCATCATCATTGTAAAGTGGCTCGCAAAGTCTTCTTCCTTTCACAGCTCCCCAAGGATAAATCATCGCAACATACAAAGGATATAGTGCCATTGAGCCTAAATGAAATAGGCTCGGAACACAATCAATTTGTTGTTTGGGGGGCAGAAAGAGAGAATGTCGTTTTGGACACTGCCAGAGAGTCGGTTGTACTGTTGACGCGGTCACATTCAGGTATCGTTGGATGCAGCCTGACAATGGGAATCTTCAAGTGATAATTCGACAACAATCGCAGAGACTCACAGTTCCATCGTCATGTAGCTACGGTACCGTtgcagtcacgtgatttggCATATACTACCGCTCCGGACTCCATgtcgtacatactgtactggtaaTTAGAGCACCATGGAGTTCCAACAAGGCGATATAGGACGATCGCAACTTGAAGCTGGATACACAAGTCTACCGCAGAAGAGACATATCCTTTTGTAATATGCCCAATGGTCGATCTTTATCATACACACTTGTACAGTTGCTGTAACCCGCTACAATAAGCGTTTTCCAACTTACAAAGTTGAGATCTCCTGCTGTCCAATAAGGAATGGACACTGACTGTACTGACTGTGTACGACACAGACTAACCAAAAGGAAGGCAcgatgtactgtagttctTCCGAACCCATCTTACAACACTTTTTCTTCCGAACCCATCTTACAACAAAGTTCTTCCGAACCCATCTTACAACACTGTCTGTCTATTATGAGCACTTAAACACACAAGAAACATGAGTCTGA from Yarrowia lipolytica chromosome 1F, complete sequence carries:
- a CDS encoding uncharacterized protein (Compare to YALI0F19602g, highly similar to uniprot|Q9C2L8 Neurospora crassa Probable GTPase Rab7 protein), with the protein product MPPKKRTMLKVVILGDSGVGKSSLMQQYVNNKFSTQYKATIGADFLNKELTLEGRKVNMQIWDTAGQERFQSLGLAFYRGADCCVLVYDVNNSKSFDALTLWRDEFLLLANPRDPENFPFVVIGNKVDVEESKRAVSAKRAQAFCKATGNIPYFETSAKEDTGVDQAFETVARNAMAQVDSEDYTDDFADTINIHLDNEQSNCAC
- a CDS encoding uncharacterized protein (Compare to YALI0F19624g, no similarity putative nucleic acid binding protein), whose translation is MIINMISAHPPKANALRSRISAPPGSASSPRSAKRVASAGGVKKAATAKPTSTRSANQLKNNALFQAIKGIPRTSPTAPAQPAQPRPGQELRDRISGKTPAKTQAPPPAKTKIPAKPAHPLASRFGQPPLPKSKLDKLGTTTAPSHSRYNGSDTSRSYSSSHSSSSDNHRSTHDTSASSTSSRRDDKHVRGGGHDKYGNYDKYGNNDKFGRSQERYNSRERERYERTGGSDRAVSSDSRDRFGNGGRGNESRNRYNDQPRSQAQSYQESRERYSEDRVRYRATSPQKHTAQEAVASPAAYANPGDTVAVRPAAQVSNTNFGAKVPELSANGTPSYSIKHLAMPPIVQISNLDRGTTRDDLYKFFVELGAIRDCRILTLGTQGAMGEITFEDPEAAKVAFAKFNGALADGRRLVVNIVKYNSIADQKPVEVNNAVHHWPGAGNLRSDGYLNK
- a CDS encoding uncharacterized protein (Compare to YALI0F19646g, similar to Saccharomyces cerevisiae YCR045C; ancestral locus Anc_6.313, weakly similar to uniprot|P58371 Magnaporthe grisea Subtilisin-like proteinase Spm1 precursor (EC 3.4.21.-) and uniprot|P09230 Yarrowia lipolytica Alkaline extracellular protease precursor (EC 3.4.21.-) (AEP)): MKLSLLLLSTLAVALPIAQQPASEYNQLLDLINNQDLEKRDISGQPTIVMFTDNSTISDKLAHVKAIIGNDHIEKLYDVSSTEKGAGVAGYVGTFSNETLALIADAGCISIFQEDIIVKGLGLEEDLEERDSSIYTTESGQPWHLGRISHLQNPRNTPQASEYVYRTGTRDTNIYVVDSGVRTSHVAFGGRAHWGANFNNDVDEDEHGHGTAVASIAASISKNAQIYAVKVLGPQNTGSLSGILAGMEWAINHAAGQKGQSVINMSIGSDSTEVYKTLIQKALEKNIALFFAAGNNNEDACTVSPARFAKDFTGVFTVGASNLADNMEDWSGYGNCVSMVAPGVAISSASRRGDDVWTSWKGTSMASPIVAGIASYWMSIINFDLPSLEWVLTQSKGLVNTHNNTPNILAWNFHP
- a CDS encoding uncharacterized protein (Compare to YALI0F19668g, similar to Saccharomyces cerevisiae CUE1 (YMR264W) and CUE4 (YML101C); ancestral locus Anc_8.816, weakly similar to uniprot|P38428 Saccharomyces cerevisiae YMR264w CUE1 involved in ubiquitination and degradation at the ER surface singleton) encodes the protein MDDATTINAVIAILVIFVVLRYVIFNGSEEHNPNPDAPIAHRPDEFRELSNIEQHAAALQAERITREYDERQRRPVTQSMIEVVQAIAPNVSVAQIRWDLEKTGNIEATVERYLSEGTLPHPPKYDPEPASTSSTRNPTEPSKASKMEWKNTKEERQEQLLKQRQTMLEDARKKFLDKK
- a CDS encoding uncharacterized protein (Compare to YALI0F19690g, similar to DEHA0F20284g Debaryomyces hansenii, similar to Saccharomyces cerevisiae SAP30 (YMR263W); ancestral locus Anc_8.815) gives rise to the protein MPPAKATKTSSEVASTPSANRGGPRKPPAATSAAALQKEKERADKEREMLEKQQQLNQPPATMTAGEAMNFDTLPLESLRKYKSLHKLQAPSALTLNGYLLSGPMGKKTWSYKHRTRVNKPELASAAKKHFMAQPVRESEIIVDFVYAVKNHDKAFKLQFNP